One segment of Meriones unguiculatus strain TT.TT164.6M chromosome 3, Bangor_MerUng_6.1, whole genome shotgun sequence DNA contains the following:
- the LOC110543111 gene encoding olfactory receptor 13D1, whose product MGNYSAVTEFFLVGLSQYPELQLFLFVLCLIMYLIILLGNSLLIIISILDSRLHTPMYFFLGNLSFLDICYTSSSIPQMLIMFMSERKSISFLGCALQMVISLGLGSTECVLLAVMAYDRYAAICNPLRYPIIMNKVLYVHMAVWSWVIGCLNSLVQTVLTMVLPFCGNNVIDHLTCEILALLKLVCSDISMNVLIMTVASIVLLMIPLLLIFVSYIFILSSILRINSAEGRKKAFSTCSAHLTVVILFYGSALFMYMKPKSKYTKASDEIIGLSYGVVTPMLNPIIYSLRNKEVKEAVKKILSKHLYLQKI is encoded by the coding sequence ATGGGAAATTATTCTGCAGTCACGGAATTCTTTCTCGTGGGGCTTTCCCAGTACCCAGAACTTCAGCTTTTCCTGTTTGTGCTCTGTCTCATCATGTACTTGATAATCCTTCTGGGAAATAGTCTGCTCATCATCATTAGTATCCTGGATTCCCGACTCCATACCCCCATGTATTTCTTTCTTGGGAACCTCTCTTTTTTGGACATCTGTTACACATCCTCATCAATACCTCAAATGCTTATCATGTTTATGTCAGAGAGAAAATCCATCTCCTTCCTTGGTTGTGCTCTACAAATGGTTATCTCCCTTGGCTTGGGCTCCACAGAGTGTGTCCTCCTGGCTGTGATGGCCTATGATAGGTATGCTGCCATTTGCAATCCACTAAGGTATCCTATAATCATGAACAAGGTGTTATATGTGCACATGGCTGTGTGGTCCTGGGTCATAGGCTGTCTGAACTCTCTAGTGCAAACAGTCTTGACAATGGTGTTGCCTTTCTGTGGTAATAACGTCATCGATCACCTTACCTGTGAGATCCTGGCTCTTCTTAAACTTGTATGCTCAGATATCAGCATGAATGTGCTTATCATGACAGTGGCCAGCATCGTTTTGTTAATGATTCCTCTGCTGTTAATTTTTGTGTCCTATATTTTTATCCTTTCCTCCATCCTAAGAATTAATTCtgctgaaggaagaaagaaagccttTTCTACCTGTTCAGCCCACTTAACTGTGGTCATCTTGTTCTATGGCTCAGCgctttttatgtatatgaaacCCAAGTCAAAGTACACCAAAGCATCTGATGAAATCATTGGACTGTCTTATGGAGTTGTGACTCCAATGTTGAATCCTATCATCTACAGCTTGAGGAATAAGGAGGTAAAAGAGGCTGTGAAGAAAATTTTGAGCAAACATTTGTATTTACAGAAAATCTGA